One genomic window of Candidatus Binatia bacterium includes the following:
- a CDS encoding acyl-CoA dehydrogenase family protein, producing the protein MATQDLEEFRRELRGWLASNLPNELRPENAAQLLETERVPRLRAWQAKLAEARWVGITWPVEYGGRGASIPEQIVYTEEMARAGAPEVVGSLGIGIAGPPVIAYGTEEQRRRFARRILTAEDLWCFGFSEPSAGSDLASLRTKAILEGDSFVLNGQKVWTTLAHRADWCMVLCRTDPESARRKGISCLLVDMKSPGITVRPLRQMGGQAEFNEVFFENVRVPRDNLLGELNNGWQIATAALQNERGILYVVEMQILLTKGRDALMRWARERGATRDPVTRQALADIYLGVETFRHTCQRTLHKLLRMGMPGPEASIIKLHWTELTQTMPRVGMSILGAAGLLYDTPQPNSQRFNPAQWLQGAFLGAPAASIASGTSEIMRGIIAMQVLGLPRGT; encoded by the coding sequence ATGGCGACCCAGGACTTGGAGGAATTCCGTCGTGAGCTACGGGGCTGGCTCGCAAGCAATCTCCCCAACGAATTGCGGCCGGAAAATGCCGCCCAGTTACTTGAGACCGAGCGGGTGCCACGCCTCCGCGCCTGGCAGGCGAAACTGGCCGAAGCCCGCTGGGTCGGCATCACCTGGCCCGTCGAGTACGGCGGCCGGGGCGCATCCATTCCGGAGCAGATCGTCTACACGGAAGAAATGGCCCGTGCCGGGGCGCCGGAGGTCGTGGGCAGCCTCGGCATCGGCATCGCCGGGCCGCCCGTGATCGCCTACGGCACGGAGGAACAAAGGCGCCGGTTCGCCCGGCGCATCCTGACGGCGGAAGATCTCTGGTGCTTCGGCTTTTCTGAGCCGAGTGCCGGCTCGGATTTGGCATCACTCCGAACCAAAGCGATCCTGGAAGGCGACTCCTTCGTACTCAACGGCCAGAAAGTCTGGACCACGCTGGCGCACCGCGCCGACTGGTGCATGGTGCTCTGCCGCACCGACCCGGAGTCGGCCCGGCGCAAGGGCATCTCCTGTCTGCTCGTCGACATGAAAAGCCCCGGCATCACCGTGCGGCCGTTGCGCCAGATGGGCGGACAGGCGGAGTTCAACGAGGTCTTCTTCGAAAACGTGCGAGTGCCCCGTGACAATCTCCTCGGCGAGTTGAACAACGGGTGGCAGATCGCGACCGCGGCACTCCAGAACGAACGCGGCATCCTGTACGTGGTGGAGATGCAAATCCTCCTGACCAAGGGGCGAGATGCACTCATGCGCTGGGCGCGTGAGCGTGGCGCCACCCGCGATCCGGTTACGCGCCAGGCGCTCGCCGATATCTATCTCGGCGTCGAGACCTTCCGCCACACGTGCCAGCGCACGTTGCACAAGTTGCTGCGCATGGGCATGCCTGGTCCTGAGGCATCGATCATCAAACTTCACTGGACCGAGCTCACGCAGACGATGCCGCGGGTCGGCATGTCGATTCTCGGGGCGGCCGGCTTGCTGTACGATACGCCTCAGCCGAACAGCCAACGCTTCAATCCCGCCCAATGGCTGCAGGGAGCGTTTCTCGGTGCACCCGCCGCCAGCATCGCCTCCGGAACGTCAGAGATCATGCGCGGGATCATCGCCATGCAAGTCCTTGGTCTTCCGCGGGGCACCTGA